A stretch of the Cyprinus carpio isolate SPL01 chromosome B4, ASM1834038v1, whole genome shotgun sequence genome encodes the following:
- the LOC109073315 gene encoding potassium voltage-gated channel subfamily A member 1-like, with product MYKGLFVLNSTGRFLMHFDGLEMEIALVSFDKRGNGGSDGEPYQNQNSLDHPRLVHNKELYSRSPQQSSWKMNDMNNTMMGSTENTVDYYSPHLFDEDILGMDMDHENNERVLINIAGLRFETQLGTLNQFPDTLLGDPDKRIKYFDPLRNEYFFDRNRPSFDGILYFYQSGGKIRRPVNVSIDVFADEIRFYQLGEEAMDRFREDEGFIKEEEKPLPQNEFQKQVWLIFEYPESSSPARGIAIVSVIVITISIITFCLETLPEFRDERELPVTSRAINGTQERPSLTFSDPFFIIETTCVIWFTFELFVRFFACPSKSEFSKTIMNIIDIMSIMPYFITLGTELVEQQGQEHNNGQQAMSLAILRVIRLVRVFRIFKLSRHSKGLQILGQTLKASMRELGLLIFFLFIGVILFSSAVFFAEADEPESHFSSIPDAFWWAVVTMTTVGYGDMRPVTVGGKIVGSLCAIAGVLTIALPVPVIVSNFNYFYHRETDQDQASLREEPNNGDTSNPCDDLHGLRKSSTSNSKDREHNEETNIPVEKTNMKANSRMDIKRSLYTFCLDTRETDL from the coding sequence ATGTACAAGGGGCTTTTTGTTTTGAATTCTACAGGTCGTTTCTTAATGCATTTTGATGGCTTGGAAATGGAGATAGCTTTGGTGAGCTTTGACAAGCGGGGTAATGGAGGCAGTGATGGAGAGCCCTACCAAAACCAAAACTCCCTGGATCATCCACGCTTGGTCCACAACAAAGAACTGTACTCGAGAAGTCCACAACAGAGCTCATGGAAAATGAACGACATGAACAACACAATGATGGGTTCCACTGAGAATACGGTTGATTATTACAGTCCCCATTTGTTTGATGAGGACATTCTGGGCATGGATATGGACCATGAGAACAACGAACGAGTTCTTATCAATATCGCCGGACTGAGGTTCGAGACACAGTTGGGCACTCTGAACCAGTTTCCCGACACTTTGCTGGGAGACCCGGACAAGAGAATAAAGTATTTTGACCCCCTCAGGAACGAGTATTTCTTTGATCGCAATAGACCGAGTTTTGACGGAATTCTTTATTTCTATCAGTCCGGCGGGAAAATCCGACGACCTGTTAACGTGTCAATCGACGTGTTTGCAGACGAAATCCGCTTTTATCAGCTGGGAGAAGAAGCAATGGACCGTTTCCGCGAGGATGAGGGCTTTATCAAAGAAGAAGAGAAACCGTTGCCACAGAATGAGTTTCAGAAACAGGTATGGCTCATCTTTGAGTACCCTGAAAGCTCCAGTCCTGCACGAGGCATAGCTATTGTCTCCGTCATCGTCATAACCATCTCCATCATAACTTTCTGTCTGGAAACTTTACCCGAGTTTCGCGACGAGCGAGAGCTTCCAGTGACTAGTCGCGCTATCAATGGTACTCAAGAGCGTCCATCGCTCACCTTTAGCGACCCGTTTTTCATCATTGAAACCACCTGCGTGATTTGGTTCACCTTTGAGCTCTTTGTGCGCTTCTTTGCCTGTCCAAGTAAGTCTGAATTCTCCAAAACCATCATGAACATTATTGATATCATGTCTATCATGCCGTACTTCATCACCTTGGGCACAGAGCTGGTGGAGCAGCAGGGCCAAGAGCACAATAATGGCCAGCAGGCTATGTCACTGGCCATACTGAGGGTCATTCGTTTGGTTCGGGTGTTTCGCATATTTAAGCTCTCTAGACACTCCAAGGGGCTTCAGATCTTGGGCCAGACCCTAAAAGCCAGCATGCGAGAGCTGGGCCTCTTGATCTTCTTTCTTTTCATTGGTGTCATATTATTCTCCAGTGCTGTTTTCTTCGCTGAGGCAGATGAACCTGAGTCTCACTTCTCCAGCATCCCAGATGCCTTTTGGTGGGCTGTGGTGACCATGACAACAGTTGGATATGGTGACATGAGACCGGTGACTGTGGGGGGAAAAATTGTGGGCTCGCTGTGTGCCATCGCAGGGGTGTTGACCATTGCGTTACCGGTGCCTGTCATTGTGTCTAACTTCAACTATTTCTACCACAGAGAAACTGACCAAGACCAGGCGTCTCTCAGAGAAGAGCCTAATAATGGTGACACTTCAAACCCATGTGATGATCTTCATGGGTTGAGGAAATCATCAACATCTAATTCAAAAGATAGAGAGcataatgaagaaacaaacattccAGTTGAGAAGACTAACATGAAAGCTAACAGCAGAATGGATATAAAACGCTCCCTGTATACGTTTTGCTTGGACACTAGAGAAACCGACCTCTAG